The proteins below come from a single Stomoxys calcitrans chromosome 1, idStoCalc2.1, whole genome shotgun sequence genomic window:
- the LOC106094066 gene encoding GPN-loop GTPase 2, which produces MLQQSAAKVKFTNPLYGQLIVGPPGSGKTTYCQNAFKFYHELGRQVGVVNLDPANENMDYNPCIDVMELITMEDVMDSMHLGPNGALMYCAEFLEDHFDDWLLPKLRKQSASCKYFLFDCPGQVELYTHHAAISRVFERLEKEGYHLVTVNLIDSHYCSEPAKFVSTLLLALNMMLRMGLPHVNVLSKADLLKKHEDKLHFSLDYYTDVLDLKYLLEVLDDTPSLRRYKKLNAAICSMVEDYALVSFHLLDSRSTESMLRLRNHVDKANGYIYKAGEEQSVNALMACAVGAETESVRQSKDIDPYL; this is translated from the coding sequence ATGTTGCAACAATCAGCAGCAAAAGTTAAATTCACTAATCCTCTTTATGGCCAATTGATTGTTGGCCCGCCAGGAAGTGGTAAAACTACATATTGCCAAAATGCTTTCAAGTTTTACCATGAATTGGGACGACAAGTTGGAGTAGTTAATCTGGATCCGGCCAATGAGAATATGGACTACAATCCCTGTATCGATGTCATGGAACTAATTACCATGGAAGATGTGATGGATAGCATGCATTTAGGACCCAATGGTGCCCTTATGTACTGTGCTGAATTTCTAGAGGACCATTTTGATGATTGGCTCTTACCAAAATTACGCAAACAGTCGGCTAGTTGCAAATATTTTCTCTTTGACTGTCCCGGACAAGTGGAACTGTACACACATCACGCTGCTATCTCAAGGGTATTTGAAAGATTAGAAAAAGAAGGCTATCACTTGGTTACTGTTAATCTCATCGATTCCCATTACTGCTCGGAACCggcaaaatttgtttctacTTTATTGTTGGCCCTAAATATGATGTTACGCATGGGCTTGCCTCATGTTAATGTTTTATCCAAAGCTGATTTACTAAAAAAACATGAGGATAAATTACATTTCAGCTTAGATTACTATACAGATGTTTTggatttaaaatatttgttggaagttttgGATGACACGCCATCACTGCGACGCTATAAAAAACTCAATGCTGCAATATGCTCTATGGTGGAAGATTATGCGTTAGTTTCATTTCATCTTTTGGATTCTCGCAGCACGGAAAGTATGTTACGCTTACGCAACCATGTGGATAAAGCCAATGGCTATATTTATAAGGCTGGAGAGGAACAAAGTGTCAATGCTTTGATGGCATGTGCGGTGGGGGCAGAAACTGAATCGGTGCGACAGAGTAAAGATATTGATCCATATTTGTAA
- the LOC106095051 gene encoding DNA-directed RNA polymerase III subunit RPC8 gives MFVLAELKDTVRIAPEQFNLKLLDAISDEINRKLANKVLLNVGLCIALKDIVSLKDSIILPGDGASHTEVIFRYIVFRPAISNILTGKIRSCSHEGVHVTLGFFDDILIPPTALQHPSRFDETEQAWVWEYPLDDGGKHDLFMDIGEPIKFRVSREMFEESSPIGPPKNDNMKPGTSAATTSTTAGQSGESKTPYRIIGAINESGLGVLSWWDQQQQEDDEAGEEEGEEDNNDYENDENGEGAYEE, from the exons atgttTGTTTTGGCAGAGCTTAAGGATACGGTGCGCATAGCACCAGAACAATTTAATCTAAAGTTGCTAGACGCCATAAGCGATGAAATCAATCGAAAGCTGGCCAATAAG GTCCTTTTAAATGTTGGTCTTTGTATAGCCTTAAAGGATATTGTGTCTCTGAAAGACTCCATTATACTGCCGGGCGATGGCGCCTCCCATACAGAAGTCATTTTTCGCTACATAGTATTCCGTCCCGCCATCAGCAACATATTGACGGGAAAAATACGAAGCTGCAGTCATGAGGGCGTTCATGTTACTTTGGGCTTCTTTGATGATATTCTAATACCACCTACGGCATTGCAACATCCTTCTCGCTTTGATGAGACAGAACAGGCTTGGGTATGGGAGTATCCCTTGGACGATGGGGgaaaacatgacttatttatgGACATTGGAGAACCTATAAAATTTCGGGTATCAAGAGAAATGTTTGAAGAAAGTTCTCCAATTGGACCGCCAAAAAATGACAACATGAAACCAGGAACCTCGGCGGCAACTACATCCACAACTGCAGGTCAGAGTGGGGAGTCAAAAACACCATATCGCATTATT GGTGCCATAAATGAGTCTGGTTTAGGAGTATTATCGTGGTGGGATCAACAGCAACAGGAGGATGATGAAGCGGGTGAGGAAGAGGGCGAGGAAGACAATAATGACTATGAAAACGATGAAAATGGCGAGGGTGCCTATGAGGAGTGA